The following proteins come from a genomic window of Mycobacterium sp. DL:
- a CDS encoding DoxX family membrane protein yields the protein MLIRRVARPMLSAVFISRGVDALRSPKPAADATRHTLEGLSKLPDPVGTNVPSNAETVARVNAAVQIGGGLLLATGKLPRVASAALALSVVPGSLGGHAFWNEVDPQRKADERRAFVTDVSLIGGLIIAALDTEGKPSLGWRGRRAARKVSAAVTSALPVGAAAGGSLADSPLAEKVGHGLHVGAERGSKLAHVARERGGELAEVARERGGELAEVARERGGELAEVARGRGVELAEVARGRGAELAEVARERAPELADAARGRSAEWAELARDRAELARERAAALADTAETEVKKKHRRR from the coding sequence ATGTTGATCCGACGCGTTGCGCGCCCCATGCTGTCCGCAGTCTTCATCTCGCGCGGGGTGGATGCCCTGCGAAGCCCGAAACCGGCGGCCGACGCGACCCGCCACACCCTCGAGGGACTCAGCAAGCTGCCCGACCCGGTGGGCACCAATGTTCCGTCGAATGCCGAGACGGTGGCACGGGTCAACGCCGCCGTACAGATCGGTGGCGGACTGCTGCTCGCCACAGGCAAACTGCCCCGCGTCGCGTCCGCGGCCCTCGCGCTGAGCGTGGTGCCGGGTTCACTTGGCGGACACGCTTTCTGGAACGAGGTCGACCCGCAGCGCAAGGCCGACGAACGACGCGCGTTCGTCACCGACGTCAGCTTGATCGGCGGCTTGATCATCGCTGCGCTGGACACCGAGGGCAAACCTTCGCTCGGTTGGCGTGGACGGCGCGCAGCGCGCAAGGTGTCGGCCGCGGTCACCTCCGCACTGCCGGTCGGAGCTGCCGCCGGCGGTTCGCTGGCCGACAGCCCGCTTGCCGAGAAAGTGGGCCACGGGCTGCATGTCGGTGCGGAACGTGGCAGCAAGCTGGCGCACGTGGCCCGCGAGCGCGGCGGTGAATTGGCCGAGGTCGCCCGCGAACGCGGCGGCGAGTTGGCCGAGGTCGCTCGCGAACGCGGCGGCGAGCTGGCCGAGGTCGCCCGCGGGCGTGGCGTTGAGTTGGCCGAGGTCGCACGTGGCCGCGGCGCCGAGCTGGCCGAGGTCGCCCGCGAACGCGCCCCCGAACTGGCCGACGCCGCCCGCGGTCGCAGCGCCGAGTGGGCCGAGTTGGCCCGCGATCGCGCCGAGTTGGCACGTGAACGCGCCGCCGCTCTCGCAGACACCGCGGAGACCGAGGTCAAGAAGAAGCACCGCCGGCGCTGA
- a CDS encoding RDD family protein, giving the protein MTSDYPPPPPHQPGQYGYPGSYPPPGGGFQPGGLGLRFAARIIDGLIVGIVGGIIVFAMGTADNIMVTGLFTGVLSFAYYVAFEVSQGWTPGKKLLGLSVRGPAGAAKPDVKQSAIRNSWTLLPIIPIIGGLLGVVAIVLIAVTINGSPTKQGKHDELAGGTQVVKG; this is encoded by the coding sequence ATGACGAGCGATTACCCACCCCCACCTCCGCATCAGCCCGGTCAGTACGGGTATCCGGGTTCGTATCCGCCGCCCGGCGGAGGCTTCCAACCAGGCGGTCTCGGCCTGCGGTTCGCCGCACGCATCATCGACGGTCTGATCGTCGGCATCGTCGGGGGCATCATCGTGTTCGCGATGGGCACGGCGGACAACATCATGGTCACCGGCTTGTTCACCGGCGTGCTGTCCTTCGCGTACTACGTGGCGTTCGAGGTGTCGCAGGGTTGGACGCCCGGTAAGAAGCTGCTCGGCCTGAGCGTTCGCGGCCCGGCGGGAGCGGCGAAGCCGGACGTCAAGCAGTCTGCGATCCGCAACTCGTGGACTCTGTTGCCGATCATCCCGATCATCGGCGGCCTGCTCGGTGTCGTAGCCATCGTCCTGATCGCGGTGACGATCAACGGCAGCCCGACCAAGCAGGGCAAACACGACGAACTCGCCGGCGGCACCCAGGTGGTCAAAGGCTGA